A window from Planococcus maritimus encodes these proteins:
- a CDS encoding (Fe-S)-binding protein — protein MEFLLIANWILFILVTAYAVYLFIYLLKSRYEYIKLGKKVEFEENFNERVRKVMVNVFGQKKLLKDKKSGAIHVMFFYGFLLVQASAIDFIIKGLSPDSHLPLGPLYPAFTLFQEFVTLTILVAVIWAFYRRYIEKLVRLKRGWKSGLVLIFIGGLMVTVLVGNGMGMIWHGHEGAWTEPVASVIAAAFAWLPEAAAVTIFYVMWWAHLLFLLTFLVYVPQSKHAHLIFGPVNTWFHRLDHVGRLKPINFEDMEEENEEDPDAMPTFGVGKITDFTQAQMIDFYACVECGRCTNMCPATGTGKMLSPMDLITKLRDNLTNTGAVMTQKKPWVPALAFNNTQGNQLAMAAGAEGISIDELYSPSLIGDVITEEEIWACTTCRNCEDQCPVMNEHVDKIIDLRRYLVMTEGKMDKDAQRAMTNIEKQGNPWGLNRKEKENWRDARPDISIPTVKEVSKAGEEFEYLFWVGSMGSFDNRSQKIALSFARLMNEAGIKFAILGNKEKNSGDTPRRLGNEFLFQELATANIKEFEKAGVSKIVTIDPHAYNIFKNEYPDFGFEAEVYHHTEMLFDLVQQGKLTPQHAVNEKITFHDSCYLGRYNDVYDAPREILKAIEGVELVEMKRNRQDGMCCGAGGGLMWMEEDAGHRVNVARTEQALEVTPTMISSGCPYCLTMLSDGTKAKEVEEQVGTYDVAELLEMAVLGKDAPPVEEIVQ, from the coding sequence ATGGAGTTTTTGCTCATCGCTAACTGGATTTTATTTATACTTGTAACCGCTTACGCTGTTTACTTGTTTATCTACTTGCTGAAGTCGCGCTATGAATATATCAAGCTCGGCAAAAAAGTGGAATTTGAAGAAAACTTCAATGAACGCGTCCGCAAAGTAATGGTCAACGTATTTGGCCAGAAGAAACTATTGAAAGATAAAAAAAGCGGCGCGATACACGTGATGTTCTTCTATGGCTTCCTGCTCGTACAGGCGAGCGCCATCGATTTCATCATTAAAGGTTTATCACCAGATTCGCATTTACCGCTTGGCCCATTGTATCCGGCATTTACGCTGTTTCAGGAATTCGTGACCTTGACCATTTTGGTCGCGGTCATCTGGGCATTCTATAGACGTTATATCGAAAAGCTAGTTCGCCTAAAGCGCGGCTGGAAATCAGGGCTTGTCTTGATTTTCATCGGCGGTTTGATGGTGACAGTTCTTGTCGGCAACGGCATGGGCATGATCTGGCATGGGCACGAAGGTGCTTGGACAGAGCCAGTTGCAAGCGTCATCGCCGCAGCATTTGCTTGGCTCCCGGAAGCGGCTGCAGTCACCATCTTCTACGTCATGTGGTGGGCGCATCTCTTGTTCCTATTGACGTTCTTGGTCTATGTCCCGCAATCCAAGCACGCCCACTTGATCTTCGGGCCAGTTAATACTTGGTTCCACCGTTTGGATCATGTCGGCCGCTTGAAGCCAATCAATTTTGAAGACATGGAAGAAGAAAATGAAGAAGATCCTGATGCGATGCCAACATTCGGTGTCGGAAAAATCACGGATTTTACGCAAGCCCAAATGATCGATTTCTACGCATGCGTCGAATGCGGACGTTGCACGAACATGTGTCCAGCTACCGGAACCGGCAAAATGCTGTCTCCGATGGATTTGATCACGAAGCTCCGCGATAATTTGACGAACACGGGTGCTGTCATGACCCAGAAAAAACCATGGGTGCCAGCGTTGGCATTCAACAATACACAAGGAAACCAATTGGCGATGGCTGCTGGTGCTGAAGGTATCTCTATTGATGAACTATACAGCCCGAGCTTGATCGGCGATGTCATCACAGAAGAAGAAATTTGGGCTTGTACAACATGCCGCAACTGTGAAGACCAATGCCCGGTCATGAACGAACACGTCGACAAAATCATCGACCTTCGCCGTTATCTTGTCATGACGGAAGGCAAGATGGATAAAGATGCACAACGCGCGATGACCAACATCGAAAAACAAGGCAATCCATGGGGCTTGAACCGCAAGGAAAAAGAAAACTGGAGAGACGCTCGTCCAGATATCTCGATTCCGACGGTCAAAGAAGTCAGCAAAGCTGGAGAAGAATTTGAGTACTTGTTCTGGGTCGGCTCGATGGGCTCATTCGACAACCGTTCTCAAAAAATAGCGCTGTCGTTTGCTCGTTTGATGAACGAAGCGGGCATCAAATTCGCGATTCTCGGCAACAAAGAAAAGAACTCCGGCGATACACCGCGCCGTCTCGGCAATGAATTCCTATTCCAGGAACTCGCAACTGCCAATATTAAAGAATTTGAAAAAGCGGGTGTTAGCAAGATTGTCACGATTGACCCGCATGCTTACAATATCTTTAAAAACGAATACCCGGATTTCGGCTTTGAAGCAGAAGTCTATCACCATACGGAAATGCTCTTTGACCTTGTGCAACAAGGCAAACTAACGCCGCAGCATGCAGTGAACGAGAAAATCACGTTCCATGATTCCTGCTACCTCGGCCGCTACAACGATGTATACGATGCACCGCGTGAAATCCTCAAAGCAATCGAAGGCGTTGAACTCGTCGAGATGAAACGCAATCGACAAGACGGCATGTGCTGTGGAGCTGGTGGTGGACTTATGTGGATGGAAGAAGACGCCGGACACCGCGTCAACGTTGCCCGCACCGAGCAGGCGCTTGAAGTAACTCCGACGATGATCTCATCCGGATGCCCGTACTGCTTAACGATGCTGTCAGATGGAACGAAAGCAAAAGAAGTTGAAGAGCAAGTCGGCACATACGATGTCGCTGAGCTTCTAGAGATGGCCGTTCTCGGCAAAGATGCACCGCCAGTTGAGGAAATCGTCCAATAA
- a CDS encoding ECF transporter S component yields the protein MTLKTQQIALAAVFISLSAIGGMVKIPLGIASIALDSMPALVAALFLAAPLAGFVAAAGHVLSALFSGMPLGPFHLLIALEMFAVVWLFATLHRNGKTWLKWAAFIVGNGVVAAVPFYFLLSPAFFYASVPGLLLAASVNAAIAGLAIPFVTQAARRFV from the coding sequence ATGACATTGAAGACGCAGCAGATTGCTTTGGCCGCGGTTTTTATCAGCTTGTCTGCTATCGGCGGCATGGTAAAGATTCCGCTTGGCATTGCGTCGATTGCATTGGATTCGATGCCAGCGCTCGTTGCAGCGCTATTTCTTGCGGCACCGCTTGCTGGTTTTGTCGCCGCGGCAGGCCATGTATTGTCAGCGTTATTTAGCGGTATGCCGCTCGGACCTTTTCATCTATTGATCGCGCTGGAGATGTTTGCGGTTGTCTGGCTGTTCGCGACGCTGCATCGAAACGGCAAGACCTGGTTGAAATGGGCAGCATTTATTGTCGGCAACGGTGTGGTGGCGGCTGTGCCGTTTTACTTTTTGTTATCGCCTGCTTTTTTTTATGCCTCTGTCCCGGGCTTATTGTTGGCCGCTTCCGTTAATGCTGCAATTGCTGGATTAGCTATACCGTTTGTCACACAAGCTGCGAGGAGATTTGTTTAA
- a CDS encoding cob(I)yrinic acid a,c-diamide adenosyltransferase: MNIYTKTGDKGQTGLIGGRTDKDNPRVEAYGTIDEVNSFIGKAMTELDREVFADLLEDLQTIQNELFDCGGDLADVRNTPQYKTNEESVEQLERRIDVLMDEPPLLERFILPGGTPAAATLHIARTITRRAERQTVSLAKAGEEFPTVVQRYLNRLSDYLFAAARVANSRMKVADNEYVRSAKVFKDGGRSKKREE, translated from the coding sequence ATGAACATTTACACGAAAACCGGCGATAAAGGGCAAACAGGATTGATCGGGGGACGGACAGACAAAGACAACCCGCGCGTAGAAGCATACGGTACAATCGACGAAGTGAATTCATTTATCGGAAAAGCCATGACGGAACTCGACCGTGAAGTGTTCGCCGATTTATTGGAAGACTTGCAAACGATCCAAAATGAATTATTCGATTGCGGCGGTGACTTGGCGGATGTCCGCAACACACCACAGTACAAAACCAATGAAGAATCGGTTGAGCAGCTGGAGCGCCGTATCGATGTGTTGATGGATGAGCCGCCGCTTCTAGAGCGTTTTATCCTTCCTGGTGGCACACCAGCGGCAGCGACTTTGCATATCGCACGAACGATTACACGCCGGGCGGAACGGCAGACCGTCAGTTTGGCGAAAGCTGGTGAAGAATTTCCTACGGTCGTTCAGCGCTATTTGAACCGCTTGTCGGATTATTTATTTGCTGCAGCACGCGTCGCCAATTCAAGAATGAAAGTAGCCGATAACGAATACGTGCGCAGCGCCAAAGTCTTCAAGGATGGCGGACGCTCGAAAAAACGGGAGGAATGA
- a CDS encoding acetyl-CoA C-acetyltransferase translates to MAKTVIIDGARTAFGKFGGSLSSFTASDLGAAAIKEALQRAQVNPEDVQEVIMGNVLQAGQGQIPSRQAAHKAGIPYHVKSETINKVCASGLRSVTMADQIIRLGDEELIVAGGMESMSNAPYYLPKARFGLRMGDSQVIDGMVHDGLSCSFHPDKVHMGTYGNSTAETFELTRERQDEWAARSHERAIGARAHFAEEITAMEVPQRKGDPITVDQDEAPRDGTTAEVLAKLRPAFGKDGTITAGNAPGINDGAAALVLMSEERAQKDGKSVLAHVLGHTEVAVEPHRFPETPGLVINELLKKTGKTLEEIDLFEINEAFAAVALASSKIAGLDEEKVNVNGGSVALGHPIGASGARIVLTLAYELKRRGGGIGIAAICSGGGQGDAVMIQVPKEEN, encoded by the coding sequence ATGGCAAAAACGGTCATCATTGATGGGGCACGCACAGCATTCGGAAAATTTGGCGGATCACTTAGCTCTTTTACAGCTAGCGACCTTGGAGCAGCGGCTATTAAGGAAGCGCTTCAACGCGCGCAAGTAAATCCAGAAGATGTACAAGAAGTCATCATGGGCAATGTTTTGCAGGCAGGGCAAGGGCAAATTCCTTCGCGCCAAGCAGCGCATAAAGCGGGAATCCCTTATCACGTGAAATCCGAAACGATCAATAAAGTGTGTGCATCCGGCTTGCGGTCAGTCACGATGGCTGATCAGATTATCCGCTTAGGTGACGAAGAATTGATCGTTGCAGGCGGCATGGAATCGATGTCGAACGCGCCTTATTATTTGCCAAAAGCACGCTTCGGACTTCGCATGGGCGATTCGCAAGTAATTGACGGAATGGTCCACGATGGCCTGTCATGCTCATTCCACCCGGACAAAGTGCATATGGGCACCTACGGCAATTCAACGGCAGAAACTTTCGAACTGACACGCGAAAGACAAGACGAATGGGCAGCCCGTTCCCATGAACGCGCAATTGGAGCACGTGCTCATTTCGCCGAAGAAATTACAGCGATGGAAGTGCCGCAGCGTAAAGGCGATCCGATCACTGTCGATCAAGACGAAGCACCGCGTGATGGCACAACGGCTGAAGTGCTGGCGAAATTGCGTCCGGCATTCGGCAAAGACGGCACGATTACGGCAGGGAATGCACCTGGAATTAACGACGGAGCGGCAGCACTCGTCTTGATGAGTGAAGAACGTGCACAGAAAGACGGGAAATCCGTATTGGCTCATGTTCTAGGACATACAGAAGTGGCGGTCGAACCGCACCGATTCCCAGAAACGCCAGGGCTTGTCATCAACGAATTATTGAAAAAAACCGGCAAAACTTTAGAAGAAATCGATCTTTTTGAAATCAACGAAGCATTTGCGGCGGTAGCGCTGGCAAGCTCGAAAATTGCAGGCCTTGATGAAGAAAAAGTCAATGTTAACGGTGGATCTGTTGCACTTGGTCACCCAATCGGAGCGAGCGGAGCACGCATTGTTCTGACACTGGCTTACGAGTTGAAACGCCGCGGAGGCGGAATTGGAATCGCAGCCATCTGTTCAGGCGGCGGGCAAGGCGACGCAGTAATGATCCAAGTTCCAAAGGAGGAAAACTAA
- a CDS encoding 3-hydroxybutyryl-CoA dehydrogenase translates to MSIQNVMVIGAGQMGSGIAQVCAQAGFNVKLNDMKQEAYERGIANISKNLSRNVEKGRMTEDEKAQVIGRIQSSLDLKDAHDVDIVIEAAVENMEIKSTIFKTLDEVAPKHAILASNTSSLPITEIAAATNRPEQVIGMHFMNPVPVMKLVEIIRGLATTDEVYQAVEDMTVKLSKTPVEVNDFPGFVSNRILMPMINEAIFTLQEGVATKEAIDEVMKLGMNHPMGPLQLADFIGLDTCLYIMEVLHEGFGDSKYRPSPLLRQYVKAGWLGKKTGRGFYEYN, encoded by the coding sequence ATGTCTATTCAAAACGTCATGGTCATCGGAGCCGGCCAAATGGGCTCTGGTATCGCACAAGTATGTGCACAAGCTGGATTTAACGTAAAACTCAACGATATGAAGCAAGAAGCATATGAACGCGGGATCGCGAACATTTCGAAAAACTTGTCACGCAACGTCGAAAAAGGCCGCATGACAGAAGACGAAAAAGCACAAGTAATCGGCCGTATCCAATCTTCTTTGGATCTGAAAGATGCGCATGATGTCGATATCGTTATCGAAGCTGCTGTCGAGAACATGGAAATCAAATCAACGATCTTCAAAACATTGGACGAAGTGGCGCCAAAGCATGCCATTCTTGCATCCAACACTTCTTCACTTCCAATTACGGAAATCGCAGCAGCGACGAACCGCCCGGAACAAGTCATCGGCATGCATTTCATGAACCCTGTACCGGTCATGAAGCTGGTTGAAATCATCCGCGGCTTGGCGACAACGGACGAAGTATATCAGGCGGTTGAAGACATGACGGTAAAACTGTCGAAAACGCCGGTTGAAGTCAATGACTTCCCTGGATTCGTTTCAAATCGTATTTTAATGCCGATGATCAATGAAGCGATCTTTACGCTGCAAGAAGGTGTTGCAACGAAAGAAGCGATTGACGAAGTGATGAAGCTCGGCATGAACCATCCGATGGGGCCGCTGCAACTCGCAGACTTTATCGGTCTTGATACATGCCTTTACATCATGGAAGTGCTGCACGAAGGTTTTGGCGACAGCAAATACCGCCCAAGCCCGCTCTTGCGCCAATACGTAAAAGCCGGCTGGCTCGGCAAAAAGACCGGACGCGGTTTCTACGAATACAACTAA